A genome region from Nitrospira sp. includes the following:
- a CDS encoding enoyl-CoA hydratase-related protein: MRRYTTLTIESRDTIRCITLNRPERRNAFDSLMMSDLTQAFDDVAREPSLRGVLLSSAGPVFCAGADLQWMQSTSPATDAQAQDDAQRLTRMYRTIDEVPCPLIARVQGPAFGGGLGLLAVCDIVVAAEDATFSLSEARLGLIPAVIAPFLLRKAGESFLRRYALTGETFTTSVAHRFGLVHDVVPQHDLDERITELIDTIMRLAPRATRETKRLIQSIRSLSDEDREAACAKANASARCTSEAVEGLRAFAEKRPPQWADGQAHQSERKRPEDQHVAGRPI; the protein is encoded by the coding sequence ATGCGCCGGTATACGACCCTGACGATTGAATCACGCGACACCATCCGCTGCATCACACTCAACCGGCCCGAACGGCGCAATGCGTTCGATAGTCTGATGATGAGTGACCTGACTCAAGCGTTCGACGACGTCGCCCGGGAGCCCTCGCTGAGAGGCGTTCTGCTCTCCAGTGCCGGACCAGTTTTTTGCGCCGGGGCCGATCTCCAATGGATGCAATCCACGTCTCCGGCCACGGACGCCCAGGCACAAGATGACGCGCAACGCCTCACCCGCATGTATCGCACCATCGACGAAGTGCCCTGTCCGCTTATCGCTCGGGTGCAGGGACCTGCCTTCGGAGGCGGGCTTGGTTTGCTGGCCGTCTGCGATATCGTCGTCGCCGCAGAGGATGCGACGTTTTCACTCAGCGAAGCCAGGCTCGGCTTGATCCCAGCCGTCATCGCGCCCTTTCTCCTGCGCAAGGCAGGCGAATCGTTTCTGCGACGGTATGCCCTGACCGGCGAGACTTTCACGACATCAGTCGCGCACCGGTTCGGCCTCGTGCACGACGTCGTTCCTCAGCACGATCTGGACGAGCGTATCACCGAACTCATCGACACCATCATGCGGCTGGCTCCCCGCGCAACCAGAGAAACAAAACGATTGATCCAAAGCATACGTTCGTTGTCCGATGAGGACCGTGAGGCAGCTTGCGCAAAAGCCAACGCCAGTGCTCGTTGTACTTCCGAAGCGGTGGAAGGGCTCCGCGCCTTTGCAGAAAAGCGACCACCGCAATGGGCCGACGGGCAAGCACATCAGTCAGAACGGAAGAGACCGGAGGACCAGCATGTTGCAGGCCGGCCTATTTAA
- a CDS encoding hydroxymethylglutaryl-CoA lyase, producing the protein MLQAGLFNSRRAPIRITEVSPRDGLQHEPEFVPTLCKIALINALSRTGVREIEAGSFVSPAAIPQLADSDEVFRAIDRIPGVIYSALVPNERGLERARAANVDKIAIFTAASNSFTRHNIKATVQESLVRFRPIVAAAKRDGMAVRAYLSTVVFCPYEGRIPPTQVRDLVERLLDLAVDDISLGETVGKASPTDMRSLLDTILPHVEPAHLSLHFHDTYGMAVANALTAWWDYGITAFDCSAGGLGGCPYAPGASGNVATEDLVFALKASGANVPVDEMLVAACAQQLSDAVRHPLNSRLAQLHDREKRQPAMKA; encoded by the coding sequence ATGTTGCAGGCCGGCCTATTTAATTCACGGCGTGCCCCCATCCGGATCACCGAGGTGTCTCCGCGCGACGGGTTGCAACACGAACCGGAATTCGTGCCCACGCTGTGCAAGATCGCCTTGATCAATGCCCTGTCACGAACCGGTGTGAGGGAAATTGAAGCCGGTTCCTTCGTGTCACCCGCTGCCATCCCGCAGCTTGCGGATTCCGATGAGGTCTTCCGCGCCATCGATCGCATCCCTGGTGTCATCTACTCGGCTCTCGTCCCGAATGAACGAGGCCTGGAGCGGGCGCGGGCGGCCAACGTCGACAAAATCGCCATCTTCACGGCTGCCTCAAACAGCTTTACCCGCCACAACATCAAAGCGACCGTGCAGGAATCGCTCGTGCGCTTCAGACCGATTGTGGCGGCGGCGAAACGAGACGGCATGGCGGTGAGAGCCTACCTGTCCACGGTCGTGTTTTGTCCCTATGAAGGCCGGATTCCTCCCACGCAGGTACGAGACTTGGTGGAACGACTGCTGGATCTCGCGGTCGACGACATCTCCTTGGGCGAGACGGTCGGCAAAGCTTCACCGACGGACATGCGGAGTTTACTCGACACGATCCTGCCGCATGTCGAGCCGGCGCACCTCTCACTCCATTTCCACGACACCTATGGCATGGCCGTCGCCAATGCCCTCACGGCCTGGTGGGACTATGGCATCACAGCGTTTGACTGTTCGGCGGGAGGTCTCGGCGGCTGTCCCTATGCGCCCGGCGCATCCGGCAACGTGGCGACGGAAGATCTGGTCTTCGCGTTGAAAGCATCCGGCGCCAATGTACCAGTAGATGAAATGTTGGTCGCTGCCTGTGCGCAACAACTCAGTGACGCCGTGCGGCATCCGCTGAACTCGCGACTCGCGCAACTCCATGATCGTGAAAAACGACAGCCTGCGATGAAGGCATGA
- the meaB gene encoding methylmalonyl Co-A mutase-associated GTPase MeaB gives MSHAYVDRLSKQEDVETMARHVQAGEVRAVARVITWLENREPTGTAVLKQLAPPEQRATVLGITGYPGTGKSTMIDQLITAYRRVGKTVGVLAVDISSPLTGGAVLGDRVRMQRHADDPGVYIRSMATRGQFGGLARATRDALQVLEAAAYDVILIETVGVGQSDIEVVSVAETVIALVAPGLGDAVQAMKAGLLEVANIVVVNKGDRDGADAAVRDLREWYPHVLRTVAVKGEGIPELLAMIAEQQRLQDLAHAPNGQTGVRLRGS, from the coding sequence ATGAGCCACGCGTACGTCGATCGATTGTCGAAACAGGAGGATGTCGAGACGATGGCCAGGCACGTGCAGGCCGGTGAAGTCCGGGCCGTGGCACGCGTGATCACCTGGCTTGAGAACCGGGAACCGACCGGCACCGCTGTACTGAAACAACTGGCGCCACCCGAGCAACGCGCCACGGTACTCGGTATCACCGGTTATCCCGGCACGGGAAAAAGCACCATGATCGATCAACTCATCACCGCCTACCGCCGCGTCGGCAAAACGGTCGGCGTCCTGGCTGTGGATATCAGTAGCCCCCTCACGGGTGGTGCGGTGCTGGGTGACCGAGTCAGGATGCAGCGGCATGCGGACGATCCGGGGGTCTACATACGCAGCATGGCAACTCGCGGGCAGTTCGGCGGGCTGGCACGGGCGACTCGCGACGCGCTGCAAGTCCTGGAAGCAGCTGCCTACGACGTAATCCTGATCGAGACGGTCGGGGTCGGGCAGAGCGACATCGAGGTCGTGTCGGTGGCCGAAACCGTCATCGCCCTGGTTGCGCCGGGCTTGGGCGACGCCGTGCAAGCCATGAAGGCGGGGTTGTTAGAAGTGGCGAATATCGTGGTCGTCAATAAAGGAGATCGCGACGGCGCCGACGCCGCCGTGCGCGATCTGCGTGAATGGTATCCGCACGTGTTGCGCACCGTGGCCGTGAAGGGAGAGGGCATTCCTGAGTTACTCGCCATGATTGCCGAACAACAACGGCTGCAGGATCTGGCACACGCGCCGAACGGACAGACCGGCGTGCGGTTGAGAGGGTCATGA
- a CDS encoding MmgE/PrpD family protein, translated as MMLADRLASYTQALCYDDLSGDVVHEVKRRILDSAGCAFGAWKATPCRIARHVAQSAHVPGGATIWGTSHKTLPDLAAFANGALVRYLDFNDTYLSREPAHPSDNLAAVLAAGEIAHASGKRVIQAIALAYEIQCRLCDAAALRPRGWDHVTYGAISSALGVAKTLKLSEAQTTQAINLAAVANVALRQTRVGDMSMWKACAFSNAARNGLFAALLAQRGMTGPAPVFEGEKGFMKLVSGPFELPRLGGERAPDDRPTPFKILDSYIKHFPVEYHAQTAVEAALALRTELLKAEGDDAVQRLSEIEIGSYDVAIDIIGRDPEKWHPTTRETADHSFPYCVSVALLDGRATLHSFDSDRLRDPALHELMKKVRVVLQPEFAGRYPETMPTRLTLRTTTGNVYMRQADIPLGHPGNPMSDQDVENKLRVLASRRIGRARVEKLIGFVWTLEQETDIATLMPLLRVPNHDA; from the coding sequence ATGATGCTGGCGGACCGCCTTGCAAGTTACACCCAGGCTCTCTGTTACGACGACCTGTCCGGCGACGTCGTCCATGAAGTCAAGCGACGGATTCTTGACAGCGCCGGTTGCGCCTTCGGGGCCTGGAAGGCGACTCCCTGCCGGATCGCCCGTCATGTGGCGCAATCTGCGCACGTTCCCGGCGGCGCGACCATCTGGGGAACGTCGCACAAAACGTTGCCGGACCTGGCCGCGTTCGCCAACGGCGCGTTGGTTCGATACCTCGACTTCAACGATACCTATCTTTCTCGAGAGCCGGCCCATCCTTCGGACAATCTGGCTGCAGTCCTCGCCGCCGGCGAAATAGCCCATGCCTCGGGCAAGCGCGTGATCCAGGCTATCGCCCTGGCTTATGAAATCCAATGTCGACTTTGCGACGCTGCCGCGTTGCGTCCCCGTGGATGGGACCATGTGACGTACGGAGCGATCTCGTCCGCGCTCGGCGTAGCGAAAACGCTGAAACTGTCGGAGGCCCAGACCACGCAGGCCATCAACCTGGCGGCTGTGGCGAACGTGGCACTCCGGCAAACCAGAGTCGGCGACATGTCCATGTGGAAGGCCTGTGCGTTCTCCAATGCGGCACGTAATGGCCTCTTCGCCGCCCTCCTGGCCCAACGAGGCATGACAGGTCCGGCACCCGTCTTCGAGGGCGAAAAGGGGTTCATGAAGCTGGTCTCCGGTCCGTTCGAGCTGCCTAGATTGGGTGGAGAGAGGGCTCCCGACGACAGGCCGACCCCGTTCAAAATCCTCGATTCCTACATTAAACATTTCCCGGTCGAATACCACGCCCAGACTGCGGTCGAAGCGGCGCTGGCCCTGCGCACCGAACTGCTCAAGGCAGAGGGGGACGATGCAGTCCAACGCCTGAGCGAGATTGAAATCGGCAGTTACGACGTCGCCATCGACATCATCGGACGTGATCCGGAAAAGTGGCACCCGACGACCAGGGAAACGGCCGATCACAGCTTCCCCTATTGTGTCTCCGTGGCGTTGCTCGACGGCCGCGCGACATTACACTCCTTCGACTCTGACCGGTTACGAGACCCGGCGCTCCACGAACTCATGAAAAAGGTGCGTGTCGTCCTCCAGCCGGAATTCGCCGGCCGCTACCCTGAAACCATGCCGACTCGCCTCACGCTCAGGACGACGACGGGAAACGTGTATATGAGGCAGGCGGACATCCCCTTGGGCCACCCGGGCAATCCCATGTCGGACCAGGATGTGGAAAACAAACTTCGTGTGCTCGCATCGAGACGAATCGGTCGCGCGCGTGTCGAGAAACTCATCGGCTTCGTATGGACATTGGAACAGGAGACAGACATCGCCACGCTGATGCCTCTGTTGAGGGTGCCCAATCATGATGCCTAA
- a CDS encoding isocitrate lyase/phosphoenolpyruvate mutase family protein, protein MMPNGSTRSKAQRLRELLTGRTRAIPGACNALTAMQIERAGFDIVYVSGAAISAARGLPDIGLIPLEDMTREAAAIARSVTVPTIVDADTGYGPPSVVQEAVQEFERAGLAGMQIEDQEETKKCGHLSGKRLIPTGDMVDKITAAVQAKRDRDFIIVARTDARTVDGLQAAVQRSIAYANAGADALFPEALLSAEEFGTFALAMRTAGVQVPLIANMTEFGKTPYLSVEAFEALGYRGVLFPVSTLRVAALAVEKLLQELRFFGSQRAWLDHMMTRQELYRLLRYENGQDQTRSAYEPGDTSTARNENPGTAPV, encoded by the coding sequence ATGATGCCTAACGGCTCTACGCGCTCAAAAGCTCAACGCCTGCGTGAGCTGCTGACCGGCAGAACGAGGGCCATCCCCGGCGCCTGTAATGCCCTGACGGCCATGCAAATCGAGCGCGCTGGATTCGACATCGTCTATGTATCGGGAGCCGCCATCTCGGCCGCCCGTGGCCTGCCCGATATCGGGTTGATCCCCCTGGAAGACATGACGCGGGAAGCGGCTGCCATTGCTCGGTCAGTGACGGTTCCAACCATCGTGGATGCGGACACTGGTTATGGGCCGCCTTCGGTTGTTCAAGAGGCAGTCCAGGAATTTGAGCGGGCCGGATTGGCCGGCATGCAGATCGAAGATCAGGAAGAGACGAAAAAATGCGGCCACCTGTCAGGCAAACGACTGATTCCAACCGGTGACATGGTCGATAAAATTACCGCCGCCGTGCAGGCGAAACGCGATCGTGATTTCATCATTGTGGCGCGCACGGACGCACGGACCGTCGATGGGCTGCAGGCCGCCGTCCAGCGAAGCATTGCCTATGCCAACGCCGGCGCCGACGCGTTGTTCCCCGAAGCCCTGCTCTCCGCGGAGGAGTTCGGAACCTTTGCGTTGGCAATGAGGACGGCAGGTGTCCAGGTCCCCTTAATCGCCAACATGACGGAGTTCGGCAAGACGCCCTACTTGAGCGTCGAGGCATTCGAAGCGTTGGGCTATCGCGGCGTGTTGTTTCCCGTGAGCACGCTCAGGGTGGCAGCCCTCGCGGTGGAGAAGCTGCTGCAAGAACTCAGATTCTTCGGCTCTCAACGGGCGTGGCTCGATCATATGATGACGCGACAGGAACTCTATCGTCTGCTTCGATACGAGAATGGGCAAGACCAGACACGGAGCGCCTATGAACCAGGTGATACAAGCACAGCCCGGAACGAAAACCCCGGAACAGCCCCTGTATAG
- a CDS encoding citrate/2-methylcitrate synthase gives MNQVIQAQPGTKTPEQPLYSPGLEGVIAGESALCQVDEGEAGLRYRGYAIGDLAKWSNFEDVAHLLLIGHLPTRNELDRFTALMRDNRVLPEPVQRFVDRLPPGLHPMDVLRTGISLLGLSDPDAQDGSHEANLRKSMRLLSQIPLLIADSHRVMSGTVPRKPDESRHFAQHLLHLVAGHKDGERGAAMAEALNVSLILYAEHEFNASTFAARVTASTLTDLHGAITAAVATLKGPLHGGANEAVASMLIDIGRPERAESWVREALAEKRRVMGFGHRVLRQGDARSAIIQRHAERLSHLCGDHRWYGIASILHRIMREEKGLHPNLDFYTAVAYLLMGIPRELSTPLFVCSRITGWCAHVMEQQEHNRLIRPRALYTGPAPRTYEPVDRRT, from the coding sequence ATGAACCAGGTGATACAAGCACAGCCCGGAACGAAAACCCCGGAACAGCCCCTGTATAGCCCCGGACTTGAGGGGGTGATCGCAGGGGAATCGGCCCTCTGTCAGGTGGATGAAGGAGAGGCAGGCCTTCGTTATCGTGGGTATGCCATCGGCGACCTAGCGAAATGGAGCAACTTCGAGGACGTCGCGCACTTACTGCTGATCGGTCATCTCCCCACCAGGAACGAGCTGGATCGTTTTACCGCCTTGATGAGAGACAATCGCGTTCTGCCTGAGCCGGTACAACGTTTTGTAGATCGTCTGCCACCAGGCCTGCATCCCATGGACGTGCTGCGCACCGGGATTTCCCTGCTGGGCCTCAGCGATCCCGACGCACAGGATGGATCCCATGAAGCCAATCTCCGCAAATCCATGCGGCTGCTGAGCCAGATCCCACTGTTGATCGCGGATAGTCATCGAGTGATGTCCGGCACCGTCCCCCGGAAGCCGGACGAGAGTCGACATTTTGCACAACACCTGCTGCATCTGGTGGCAGGCCACAAGGACGGTGAACGCGGCGCGGCCATGGCCGAAGCGCTGAACGTGTCGCTCATCCTCTACGCGGAGCATGAGTTTAATGCCTCTACGTTTGCCGCCCGCGTCACGGCCTCGACCCTCACCGACCTACATGGCGCGATCACGGCAGCCGTCGCAACATTAAAAGGGCCCCTCCACGGCGGCGCCAACGAAGCGGTGGCGTCGATGCTCATCGACATCGGCCGGCCGGAACGAGCGGAGTCATGGGTGCGCGAAGCACTCGCGGAGAAACGTCGCGTGATGGGATTCGGGCATCGCGTGCTTCGGCAGGGCGACGCACGATCAGCCATCATCCAGCGCCACGCCGAACGACTCAGCCATCTCTGCGGCGATCACCGCTGGTACGGAATCGCCTCCATTCTCCACCGCATCATGCGGGAGGAAAAAGGGCTGCATCCCAATCTCGACTTCTACACAGCCGTGGCCTACCTGCTGATGGGCATTCCGCGTGAACTGTCCACCCCATTGTTCGTCTGCTCCCGCATCACCGGCTGGTGCGCCCATGTGATGGAGCAGCAGGAACATAACCGATTGATCAGACCACGAGCGCTCTACACCGGGCCGGCACCGAGGACCTATGAGCCTGTTGACCGACGTACATGA
- a CDS encoding class I adenylate-forming enzyme family protein, translating to MSLLTDVHDRIEQAREAVGCAPALHWTSFAEFFRSRVYDPRLVTRNFLTYCDDDRNLRRTYSYAEFGTIVEQMAEMLHFKFGLTRGDRIATVLFNHDLTTLIYFAAWTLGVAVVPINIEEPPEKKRYILEHSEASVALCWQDVYGEITGLQSMLPALRDVVALGDGGIIGENETKGKRRTISSAARPGPATPASRLDDPALIIYTSGTTGPPKGVILTTANLLIDADAIADRHGFGLTDRLMCVLPIHHVNGIVVTLMTPFFCKGSVVLNRKFKTGSFWRRLHEERVTSVSVVPTLLEFLLDADENLAAYRLDQFGGVICGAGPLLRDTAIRFEDRFGFPIRHGYGLSETTCYSCFLPNDLTGEDHRHWLTDFEFPSIGTALRHNEMAILDEYGKPVPEHTRGEICIRGRTVCAGYFKRDDANEAAFQWGWFRSGDEGFYIADESGRRFFFISGRLKELIIRGGVNISPLEIDDVLKGHPTVKFAMAVPFENRYYGEEIAAYIVPKNPASPSTEADIRAHCRGRLPFAKQPKVLLMGTEVPYTSTGKPKRLELKSRLASTLAQYRDRQFKDTD from the coding sequence ATGAGCCTGTTGACCGACGTACATGACCGCATCGAGCAGGCCCGCGAGGCAGTGGGCTGTGCGCCGGCACTCCACTGGACCTCATTTGCCGAGTTCTTTCGATCACGCGTGTACGACCCGCGGCTCGTCACCAGAAATTTCCTGACCTATTGCGACGACGACCGGAACCTGCGACGAACCTACAGCTATGCGGAATTCGGCACGATCGTCGAACAAATGGCTGAGATGTTGCACTTCAAGTTCGGCCTGACCCGTGGCGACCGGATTGCCACCGTGCTGTTCAACCACGACCTGACGACGCTGATCTACTTTGCAGCCTGGACGCTGGGAGTCGCCGTGGTGCCGATCAATATCGAAGAACCACCGGAGAAGAAGCGATATATCCTCGAACATTCGGAGGCTTCGGTCGCCCTGTGTTGGCAGGATGTCTATGGGGAAATCACAGGCCTTCAGTCCATGCTGCCGGCCCTGCGAGACGTGGTTGCCCTGGGTGACGGTGGCATCATTGGCGAGAACGAGACCAAGGGAAAGCGCCGAACGATCAGCAGCGCCGCGCGACCCGGCCCGGCCACGCCTGCATCCCGACTCGACGATCCTGCGTTAATCATCTATACGTCCGGCACAACCGGCCCGCCGAAAGGCGTCATTCTTACAACCGCCAACCTGTTGATCGATGCGGATGCCATCGCCGACCGGCACGGTTTCGGTCTCACCGACCGTTTGATGTGCGTGCTGCCCATTCATCACGTCAACGGCATCGTAGTCACCCTGATGACTCCGTTCTTCTGCAAGGGAAGCGTCGTCCTGAATCGGAAGTTTAAGACCGGGAGCTTCTGGAGGCGGCTCCACGAAGAACGGGTCACCAGTGTGAGCGTGGTTCCCACCTTGCTTGAGTTTCTGTTGGATGCCGACGAAAACCTCGCGGCCTATCGCCTGGATCAATTTGGTGGTGTGATCTGCGGCGCCGGACCGTTACTGAGAGACACGGCCATCCGTTTTGAAGATCGTTTTGGATTCCCCATCCGCCATGGATACGGCCTGTCTGAAACGACCTGCTATTCCTGCTTTCTCCCGAACGACCTCACGGGAGAAGACCATCGTCACTGGCTCACGGACTTTGAGTTCCCGTCGATCGGAACGGCCCTGCGTCACAATGAGATGGCCATTCTGGACGAATACGGGAAGCCTGTTCCCGAGCACACACGTGGAGAAATCTGCATCCGGGGGCGCACAGTTTGCGCCGGCTATTTCAAGCGCGACGACGCGAACGAGGCCGCATTCCAATGGGGTTGGTTCCGTTCAGGCGACGAGGGATTTTACATCGCCGACGAGAGTGGACGACGGTTCTTTTTCATTTCAGGCCGCTTGAAAGAACTCATCATTCGCGGCGGCGTCAATATTTCTCCCTTGGAAATCGACGACGTGCTGAAGGGGCACCCGACCGTGAAGTTCGCCATGGCCGTTCCGTTCGAGAACCGCTACTACGGCGAAGAGATCGCCGCCTACATCGTGCCGAAGAACCCGGCATCGCCTTCGACAGAGGCCGACATCCGCGCCCATTGCCGCGGAAGATTGCCGTTCGCCAAACAGCCGAAAGTGCTGTTGATGGGCACGGAGGTGCCCTACACCTCCACCGGAAAACCCAAGCGACTGGAATTAAAATCCAGGCTCGCGAGCACCCTGGCCCAATATCGTGACAGGCAATTCAAAGACACTGATTGA
- a CDS encoding acyl-CoA dehydrogenase family protein — protein sequence MSILFKGFERIEEARERFAGKSFLAGLYDGRPNFDLLLTPPEPPDEKAAGEAFCKQVEHFLIHEVDPEEIERQAKIPERVIQGLFKLGAFGMKIPKEYGGLGFSYTNYGRVLTLIAGWSNILALTVAVPQSIGIAMPILLFGNADQKKKYLPLVAKEALSAFALTEPMTGSDAANVRTEAVLNSSGTHFLVNGEKLWCTNGPIARYLTLIARVPVLRVECEGKRDWIPAPQGHRADDHVHTAFILDMTVPGVQVRQRCQFEGCRGIENAHIALQNVQVPVDQVIGDIGKGLKYALTILNVGRGISIPAICLGMAKQAWQPTLDRATTRITFQKPLAERQTQQIRIGDMAGHLFAMEAVALLVWRLADQHRYDIRIEAAVAKIFCSEHTIRFVRDAQTIFGGMGYETADSKQARGEAAFGIEQLVRDAEMYRIGEGATDILRPFVVREGLSPHLDRAKSLYAEHLSILEQIREALKLLRFYLPWYLRQWRTGPRPDGRELAHPQVRPAVRYVERTSRRLAREILYAMARFQAAFRDEQRLQNKIEAVGEDLFAMLATVLYAERQARLDGHTTVWELAEAFRATATQRIEQRLREFRHHRDTTAATTGKQALKEYYPTLSEGIIRRRLEDYRRNQHMT from the coding sequence ATGAGCATCCTCTTCAAAGGATTTGAACGGATCGAAGAAGCCCGCGAGCGATTCGCCGGAAAGAGTTTCCTGGCCGGTCTCTACGACGGCCGACCCAACTTCGACCTCTTGCTGACACCTCCCGAACCGCCGGATGAGAAAGCGGCCGGCGAAGCCTTCTGCAAACAGGTCGAACATTTCCTGATTCACGAGGTGGACCCGGAGGAAATCGAACGCCAGGCGAAAATTCCTGAACGAGTTATCCAGGGATTGTTCAAGCTCGGAGCCTTCGGCATGAAGATTCCCAAAGAATATGGCGGGCTCGGCTTCTCCTATACGAACTACGGCCGCGTCCTGACCCTGATTGCCGGTTGGAGCAACATTCTGGCGTTGACGGTCGCGGTGCCGCAGTCCATCGGGATTGCCATGCCGATCCTCCTGTTCGGGAATGCAGATCAGAAGAAAAAATATCTCCCGCTCGTCGCGAAAGAAGCCCTGTCCGCGTTTGCCCTCACCGAACCAATGACCGGCTCGGATGCAGCCAACGTGCGAACCGAAGCGGTACTGAATTCCTCCGGCACCCACTTCCTCGTGAACGGCGAAAAACTCTGGTGCACGAATGGGCCGATTGCCCGGTATCTCACGCTCATCGCTCGTGTTCCAGTTTTACGGGTGGAGTGTGAAGGAAAACGCGACTGGATCCCGGCTCCGCAGGGACATCGGGCAGACGATCATGTCCACACGGCCTTTATTCTGGATATGACGGTACCGGGAGTGCAGGTACGCCAACGTTGCCAGTTCGAAGGCTGTCGCGGGATTGAAAACGCCCACATTGCCTTGCAGAACGTACAGGTTCCGGTCGACCAGGTGATCGGCGACATCGGCAAGGGACTGAAGTATGCCCTGACGATTCTGAACGTGGGGCGAGGCATCAGCATTCCCGCCATCTGCCTGGGCATGGCCAAACAGGCCTGGCAACCGACCTTGGATCGAGCCACCACCCGGATCACATTTCAAAAACCGTTGGCGGAACGACAGACACAGCAGATCCGGATCGGGGACATGGCAGGTCATCTCTTCGCGATGGAGGCGGTGGCACTGCTGGTCTGGCGCCTGGCCGATCAACATCGATACGACATCCGCATTGAAGCTGCTGTCGCCAAGATCTTCTGTTCGGAACACACGATCCGGTTCGTCCGGGACGCGCAAACGATCTTCGGAGGGATGGGGTACGAAACCGCCGACTCCAAACAGGCGCGCGGAGAGGCGGCCTTCGGCATCGAGCAACTCGTGCGGGACGCCGAGATGTATCGCATCGGCGAAGGCGCCACCGATATTTTGCGCCCCTTCGTCGTCCGCGAAGGGTTGAGTCCTCATCTGGATCGCGCCAAAAGCTTGTATGCAGAACACCTCTCGATACTCGAGCAAATCCGGGAAGCGCTGAAGTTACTACGCTTCTACCTGCCCTGGTACCTGCGACAATGGCGAACAGGGCCACGGCCCGATGGCCGAGAACTTGCCCATCCCCAAGTTCGGCCTGCAGTTCGTTATGTCGAACGAACCAGCCGGCGGCTGGCGCGGGAAATTCTCTACGCCATGGCGCGATTCCAGGCCGCGTTTCGGGACGAACAGCGGCTGCAGAACAAGATTGAAGCCGTCGGCGAAGACCTTTTCGCCATGCTGGCCACGGTGCTCTATGCCGAACGACAGGCCAGGCTCGACGGGCATACCACGGTGTGGGAATTGGCAGAGGCGTTCCGTGCGACGGCGACACAGCGGATCGAACAACGGCTGAGAGAGTTCAGGCATCACCGCGACACCACTGCCGCGACCACCGGGAAACAAGCCCTCAAAGAGTACTACCCCACCCTCTCGGAAGGGATCATTCGACGGCGGCTAGAGGACTATCGTCGCAACCAGCACATGACATGA
- a CDS encoding mechanosensitive ion channel family protein, which translates to MITGVSLQTALPWLLSMSATVGIALLRVGLVFVVGYIALRFARLGLQQLERVMVLTSDDGDQQSGTAQKRAATLTGILRTIALTAIWAIVIIESLQVVGLDIAPILAGAGIIGLAVGFGAQNLVRDLISGFFIILEDQIRLGDVAVINGTGGLVETITFRTIALRDFSGVVHIFPNGGINTLSNMSKDWSAFVLDMGVAYKEDTDRVVTVMQAVGEELRHDQELGPLMIEPIEVVGIENFADSAVTIRARIKTKPLEQWKVGREYRRRIKKAFDAQGIEIPFPHQTLYMGEASHPFKLEVVAGLGLQKV; encoded by the coding sequence ATGATAACTGGAGTATCCTTGCAGACTGCCCTTCCCTGGCTCCTGAGTATGTCCGCAACCGTAGGCATCGCCCTGTTGCGGGTCGGGTTGGTGTTCGTGGTCGGATATATTGCGCTTCGATTTGCCCGATTGGGGTTGCAACAGCTGGAACGGGTGATGGTTCTCACAAGTGACGACGGCGATCAACAGTCCGGAACGGCTCAGAAACGCGCCGCGACGCTCACGGGGATCCTCAGGACCATCGCCCTGACGGCAATCTGGGCGATTGTCATCATCGAATCGCTGCAGGTCGTGGGGTTGGACATCGCACCGATTTTGGCCGGCGCCGGCATTATCGGCTTGGCCGTGGGATTCGGTGCCCAGAATCTGGTGCGCGATCTCATCAGTGGATTCTTCATTATCCTCGAAGATCAAATCAGGCTGGGAGACGTGGCTGTGATCAACGGGACCGGGGGGCTCGTTGAGACCATTACGTTCAGAACGATCGCGTTGCGTGATTTTTCAGGAGTAGTGCACATTTTCCCCAACGGCGGCATCAACACGCTGTCCAATATGAGCAAGGATTGGTCGGCCTTCGTGCTGGACATGGGAGTGGCCTATAAAGAGGACACGGATCGGGTGGTCACGGTGATGCAGGCAGTCGGTGAAGAATTGCGTCACGACCAGGAACTGGGGCCGCTGATGATTGAGCCGATTGAAGTCGTGGGTATTGAGAATTTTGCCGATAGTGCCGTGACGATTCGCGCGCGTATCAAAACCAAGCCGCTTGAACAGTGGAAGGTCGGACGTGAATACAGGCGTCGGATTAAGAAGGCGTTCGACGCGCAAGGCATCGAGATTCCATTTCCCCATCAGACGCTGTACATGGGGGAGGCGAGTCATCCGTTCAAGCTAGAGGTGGTCGCAGGCCTGGGGCTTCAGAAGGTCTAG